In the Sediminibacter sp. Hel_I_10 genome, one interval contains:
- a CDS encoding protein-L-isoaspartate(D-aspartate) O-methyltransferase, translating into MKDTFKHQGMRQQLVATVKKKGITEVKVLDAIGKIPRHLFMDSGFLDHAYQDKAFPIAADQTISQPYTVAFQTELLKLQPCHKILEIGTGSGYQTAVLCLLGAQVYSIERQHELYKKTSKFLPKLGYRAKKFIFGDGYIGLKDEAPFDGIIVTAGAPFVPKPLLGQLKIGGRLVIPVGDDVQIMTLIIRKGPKEFEQHEFGEFRFVPLLEDKN; encoded by the coding sequence TTGAAAGACACGTTCAAACACCAGGGTATGCGGCAACAATTGGTTGCTACAGTTAAGAAAAAAGGGATTACTGAGGTTAAGGTGCTGGATGCCATTGGTAAAATACCACGGCACTTGTTTATGGATTCTGGGTTTTTAGATCATGCATATCAAGACAAGGCATTCCCTATTGCTGCAGATCAAACCATTTCGCAACCTTATACGGTAGCATTTCAAACTGAATTATTAAAATTACAGCCCTGTCATAAAATACTTGAAATAGGTACGGGTAGTGGCTACCAAACAGCAGTGTTGTGCTTATTAGGTGCTCAAGTTTACTCTATAGAGCGTCAACATGAGCTTTATAAAAAAACCAGTAAATTTTTGCCTAAGTTAGGCTATCGCGCTAAAAAGTTCATCTTTGGTGATGGCTATATCGGTTTAAAAGATGAAGCGCCTTTTGACGGCATTATCGTCACTGCTGGAGCGCCATTTGTGCCAAAGCCGTTATTGGGTCAATTAAAAATAGGCGGACGTCTCGTAATTCCTGTGGGTGATGATGTACAAATAATGACCCTAATCATAAGAAAAGGGCCAAAAGAATTTGAACAGCACGAGTTTGGAGAATTTAGGTTTGTTCCGCTGTTAGAAGATAAGAATTAG
- a CDS encoding Gfo/Idh/MocA family protein: MLKAGVLGAGHLGKIHLRLLNQSNTYELIGFHDADAENGKKVEAELGYKFFPTIEGLIDAVDMVDIVTPTLSHYDCAKKAIAKGKHIFIEKPITNTVAEAEHIRALLAEHNIRGQVGHVERFNPAFIAIKDHIINPMFIETHRLAEFNPRGTDVPVVLDLMIHDIDIILSVVKSKVKNVSASGVSVISDTPDIANARIEFENGCVANLTASRISLKNMRKTRFFQKDAYISVDFLEKKCEVVKMKDAPKEPGDFDMILQNAEGIKKQIYFDNPEISNNNAILDELETFAHAINTNSTPIVTLHDGTEALRVATMIIDQF; this comes from the coding sequence ATGCTAAAAGCTGGGGTACTTGGGGCCGGACATTTGGGTAAAATCCATTTGAGGCTGCTCAATCAATCAAATACATATGAACTCATCGGTTTTCACGATGCAGATGCAGAAAACGGTAAAAAGGTAGAAGCCGAGCTAGGCTATAAATTCTTTCCCACCATCGAAGGACTTATTGATGCGGTGGATATGGTAGATATTGTCACACCAACACTTTCACATTACGATTGTGCAAAAAAAGCCATTGCCAAAGGCAAACACATCTTTATTGAAAAACCAATAACAAATACGGTTGCAGAAGCAGAGCACATTAGAGCACTTTTGGCAGAGCACAACATTCGTGGCCAAGTTGGGCATGTGGAACGATTTAATCCCGCATTTATCGCCATCAAGGACCATATCATAAACCCTATGTTTATAGAAACCCACCGTTTGGCTGAATTTAACCCTAGAGGTACAGATGTTCCTGTAGTTTTAGATTTAATGATTCATGACATTGATATTATTCTTAGTGTGGTGAAATCAAAAGTCAAAAATGTATCGGCAAGTGGCGTATCAGTAATCAGTGACACACCAGATATTGCCAATGCTCGTATAGAGTTTGAAAATGGCTGCGTTGCAAACTTAACCGCAAGTCGTATTTCACTTAAAAATATGCGTAAAACACGGTTTTTTCAGAAAGACGCCTACATCTCAGTTGATTTTCTTGAGAAGAAATGTGAAGTAGTAAAAATGAAAGATGCTCCCAAAGAACCTGGTGATTTTGATATGATTTTACAAAATGCGGAAGGCATCAAAAAGCAAATCTACTTTGACAATCCAGAGATCTCAAACAATAATGCCATCCTTGATGAATTAGAAACCTTTGCTCACGCCATTAACACCAACTCTACCCCGATTGTAACATTACATGACGGTACTGAGGCATTGCGTGTGGCCACCATGATCATCGATCAGTTTTAG
- a CDS encoding 3-hydroxybutyryl-CoA dehydrogenase — translation MKHIAVIGAGTMGNGIAHTFAQSGFKVQLIDISDASLKKGLATISNNLDRMVSKEKISEADKKTTLDHISTFTSIEEGVKNADLVVEAATENIDLKLKIFKQLDEACSPETILASNTSSISITHIASVTSRPSQVIGMHFMNPVPIMKLVEIIRGYNTSDAVTNTIMELSKTLGKTPTEVNDYPGFVANRILMPMINESIETLYNGVAGVEEIDTVMKLGMAHPMGPLQLADFIGLDVCHSILQVMHDGFKNPKYAPCPLLVNMVRAQKLGVKSGEGFYDYSESRKAEKVAKQFAK, via the coding sequence ATGAAACATATTGCAGTAATAGGTGCAGGAACCATGGGTAATGGTATTGCCCATACTTTTGCACAAAGCGGATTCAAAGTTCAATTGATAGATATCAGTGACGCATCCTTAAAAAAAGGCTTGGCCACAATCTCTAATAATTTGGACAGAATGGTCAGCAAAGAGAAAATTTCCGAAGCAGATAAAAAAACAACATTAGATCATATTTCTACCTTTACCAGCATTGAAGAGGGTGTGAAAAACGCAGATCTAGTAGTAGAGGCAGCCACAGAAAATATTGACCTAAAACTAAAAATCTTTAAGCAGCTGGATGAAGCGTGTAGCCCAGAAACAATTTTAGCGAGCAACACCTCCTCTATCTCCATAACGCACATTGCATCTGTAACGTCTAGGCCTAGCCAAGTTATCGGAATGCATTTTATGAATCCCGTACCCATCATGAAATTGGTTGAGATTATTCGCGGTTATAATACTAGTGATGCTGTGACCAATACCATAATGGAATTATCAAAAACATTAGGAAAAACACCTACAGAGGTTAATGATTATCCAGGTTTTGTGGCCAATCGTATTTTAATGCCAATGATCAATGAATCTATTGAAACACTTTACAACGGTGTTGCAGGAGTTGAAGAGATTGATACCGTAATGAAATTGGGCATGGCACATCCTATGGGACCTTTGCAACTGGCCGATTTTATTGGTTTAGATGTTTGTCATTCTATTCTTCAGGTCATGCATGATGGTTTTAAAAATCCGAAATATGCACCTTGCCCTCTGTTGGTAAATATGGTGAGAGCTCAAAAATTAGGTGTAAAATCTGGTGAAGGTTTTTATGATTATTCTGAAAGTAGAAAAGCCGAAAAAGTGGCGAAACAGTTCGCTAAATAA
- a CDS encoding DUF1015 domain-containing protein produces MSKIIPFKAVRPTRDKVSLVAARSYQSYTLEQREARLRDNPFSFLHIVNPGYRYDKEISGKERYQLVRNRYLEFREDDIFIQDQTPSYYIYKIVDREHQEFNGIVAAASCEDYENDYIRRHEDTIEHREIVFKDYLKTVGFNAEPVLLTYPDNAIIAAIISETQKERAEFEFTTTYRDTHYLWNVTDESTIAKIKAEFAAMKTIYIADGHHRSASSYLLYKEEKEQNTSHDGAENYNFFMSYLIPESDLRIHEFHRVVKDLNGLSKEEFLIKLDTIFRIENRGIMPFKPSEKHHFSMYLDGEFYSLFLRKTGYKIHNSLDALDAQILYQTILKPILGIDDLRDDTRIAYINGKKDVVNLKSSIDSGAYAVGFGMLPVDINEMKHIADDGLKMPPKSTFIEPKLRSGVTIYEF; encoded by the coding sequence TTGTCTAAAATCATTCCATTTAAAGCTGTAAGACCTACCCGAGACAAAGTAAGCCTTGTGGCAGCGCGTTCTTATCAAAGTTATACGCTCGAACAACGTGAAGCTAGGCTTCGTGACAATCCGTTTTCTTTTTTACATATTGTAAATCCTGGTTATCGCTATGACAAGGAAATATCTGGTAAAGAACGTTATCAGCTCGTGAGAAACCGGTATTTGGAGTTTAGGGAGGATGATATCTTTATTCAAGATCAAACACCAAGTTATTATATCTACAAAATTGTAGATAGAGAACATCAGGAGTTTAATGGTATCGTGGCGGCAGCAAGCTGTGAAGATTATGAAAACGATTATATAAGACGCCATGAAGACACCATTGAACACAGGGAAATAGTATTCAAGGACTATCTCAAAACCGTTGGTTTTAATGCAGAGCCCGTATTATTGACCTATCCAGACAATGCTATTATTGCAGCTATCATTTCTGAAACGCAAAAGGAACGTGCTGAGTTTGAGTTTACCACTACCTATAGAGACACCCATTATCTTTGGAATGTTACCGATGAAAGCACCATAGCAAAAATAAAGGCTGAATTTGCTGCCATGAAAACCATCTATATTGCAGATGGGCATCACCGTTCGGCCTCCTCTTATTTATTATATAAAGAAGAAAAAGAGCAGAATACTTCGCATGATGGAGCGGAGAACTATAACTTTTTTATGTCTTATCTCATTCCAGAATCTGATTTGAGAATTCATGAATTTCATCGTGTGGTCAAAGATCTTAACGGACTTTCGAAAGAAGAATTTTTAATTAAATTAGATACTATTTTCCGAATTGAGAATAGAGGCATTATGCCTTTTAAGCCTTCTGAAAAACATCATTTTAGCATGTATTTAGATGGTGAGTTCTATTCTTTATTTCTTCGGAAAACAGGTTATAAGATTCACAACTCACTAGATGCTTTGGATGCACAAATATTATATCAAACCATCCTAAAACCAATTTTAGGAATTGATGATTTGAGGGATGACACCCGAATTGCATACATCAACGGCAAAAAAGATGTCGTAAACCTTAAAAGTAGTATCGACTCCGGTGCTTATGCCGTAGGCTTTGGCATGCTTCCTGTAGATATCAACGAAATGAAACATATTGCCGATGATGGTTTAAAAATGCCACCAAAAAGCACATTTATTGAACCAAAATTACGAAGTGGCGTGACTATTTATGAATTTTAA
- a CDS encoding YggS family pyridoxal phosphate-dependent enzyme encodes MSIKENLKHIQSQLPEQVTLVAVSKTKPVSDLMEAYDAGQRIFGENRIQEMAEKYEEMPKDIQWHAIGHVQRNKVKYMAEFVSLIHGVDSLKLLKEINKQAENYDRTISCLLQIKIAEEDSKFGMDAKDAENILTSDAFSKLKNVKVAGVMGMATFTDDDTQIKKEFDRLQSIFEHLATLNPDLKTISMGMSGDYKIAIESGSTMIRVGSSIFGARD; translated from the coding sequence ATGTCTATAAAAGAGAACTTAAAACATATTCAATCGCAACTACCTGAACAGGTTACCTTGGTAGCCGTTTCTAAAACCAAACCCGTGAGCGACCTTATGGAAGCTTACGATGCAGGCCAGCGTATTTTTGGAGAGAACAGAATTCAAGAAATGGCGGAGAAATATGAAGAGATGCCTAAAGACATTCAATGGCATGCTATTGGACATGTACAGCGTAATAAAGTCAAGTACATGGCAGAGTTTGTGAGTCTCATTCATGGAGTAGACAGTTTGAAGCTATTGAAAGAAATTAACAAACAAGCAGAAAATTACGATCGAACGATATCCTGCCTACTTCAAATAAAAATAGCTGAAGAAGATAGCAAGTTTGGGATGGATGCTAAAGATGCCGAAAACATCTTAACCTCAGATGCTTTTTCTAAACTCAAGAATGTTAAAGTTGCAGGCGTTATGGGAATGGCCACCTTTACAGATGATGACACCCAGATTAAAAAAGAATTTGATAGGTTACAGTCCATATTTGAGCATTTAGCAACATTAAATCCAGACCTAAAGACCATTAGTATGGGAATGAGTGGTGATTACAAAATTGCGATTGAGTCTGGCAGCACCATGATTAGAGTTGGAAGTAGTATATTTGGAGCAAGAGACTAA
- a CDS encoding exonuclease domain-containing protein, protein MYAILDIETTGGKYNEEGITEIAIHKFDGHKVVDTFVSLVNPEREIQPFVVNLTGINSKMLRTAPKFYEVAKRIVEITEDCIIVAHNAEFDYRILRTEFKRLGFPFKRKTLCTVQLSQQLMPDQESYSLGKLTRALGIPVSDRHRANGDALATVKLFKMLLSKDSDKTIIIDSVKEDVSKRMKDNHIEIVESLPSITGVYYIHDESGQIIYIGKSKNIKHRVNQHLTKTDRKSKKIQLLVKSVTYEATGSELVALLKESEEIKRKSPKLNRALRQKRFSHGLYSFIDQDGYLNLKVEQISKNSNPITTFGNLQSAKSFLFKMVEVHELCLKLTGLELSKTACFNQSINKCNGACIQKEPVDVYNHRVSELIQKNSYSNQDMAIIDKGRDIDERSVIYVKDGVFKGLGFADLNYQINKTSILESIITPMENNRDTQHIIQSYLRKNRRVKIVPIQTT, encoded by the coding sequence ATCTACGCAATATTAGACATAGAAACTACGGGCGGTAAATACAACGAAGAAGGCATTACAGAAATTGCCATCCATAAATTTGACGGCCATAAGGTTGTTGACACCTTCGTAAGCTTGGTAAATCCAGAACGAGAAATACAACCCTTCGTGGTGAATCTCACAGGCATCAATAGCAAGATGCTAAGAACAGCCCCCAAGTTTTATGAGGTAGCTAAACGTATTGTTGAAATCACTGAAGATTGCATTATTGTAGCCCATAATGCAGAATTTGATTATCGGATATTACGGACAGAGTTCAAACGCTTAGGGTTTCCATTTAAAAGAAAAACCCTGTGTACGGTACAATTGTCTCAACAGCTTATGCCAGATCAAGAGTCTTATAGTTTAGGAAAACTGACACGTGCTCTTGGTATCCCGGTAAGTGATAGACATAGAGCCAATGGGGATGCCCTTGCTACTGTAAAATTATTTAAGATGCTTTTGTCTAAAGATTCAGATAAAACCATCATTATCGATAGCGTAAAAGAGGATGTGTCTAAACGTATGAAAGACAACCATATTGAAATTGTTGAGAGTCTTCCATCAATTACAGGGGTCTATTATATTCATGATGAAAGCGGACAGATCATTTATATCGGTAAGAGTAAAAACATTAAGCATCGCGTCAACCAACACTTAACCAAGACAGATCGTAAGTCGAAAAAAATACAATTACTGGTAAAATCAGTCACTTACGAAGCAACAGGCAGCGAGTTGGTCGCCCTACTAAAAGAGAGCGAAGAGATTAAACGAAAATCACCCAAATTAAATAGAGCTCTGCGTCAAAAGCGGTTTTCTCACGGACTCTATAGCTTTATAGATCAAGATGGCTACCTCAATTTAAAGGTTGAACAAATCAGTAAAAATTCGAATCCAATAACGACATTTGGTAATTTACAAAGCGCTAAATCATTTTTGTTCAAAATGGTTGAAGTTCATGAGCTTTGTCTCAAATTAACGGGGTTAGAACTCTCTAAAACGGCCTGTTTTAACCAAAGCATTAACAAATGTAATGGCGCCTGTATCCAAAAAGAACCTGTAGATGTTTACAACCATCGTGTTTCAGAATTAATTCAGAAAAATTCATATAGTAATCAGGATATGGCCATAATAGATAAAGGTCGTGATATTGATGAACGTAGTGTTATTTATGTAAAAGATGGCGTTTTTAAAGGTTTGGGATTTGCTGATCTTAATTATCAAATCAATAAAACCTCAATACTTGAGTCTATTATAACCCCCATGGAAAATAATAGAGATACTCAGCACATCATACAAAGTTATTTACGTAAAAACAGACGTGTAAAAATCGTCCCAATTCAAACTACATGA
- a CDS encoding DUF3857 domain-containing protein: protein MRTYLLLIFLAFTNSVFCQDIEDSENFIVTKSDLEQKVYPKDSTANALILYEVGKSWVDRNDFELNTIVRRKLKILNRDGFNEGTIGVVLYDNGKGKKEKIEDIKATIYNIENDEITSTKLNEADIFEEAYDENYTIVKFTFPNLKEGSVIDYSYKTESPFMFKYKGWNFQGNIPKIYSEYNASIPGNWEYNIKLVGGKRLTTKSSKLKKHCLNTSNGSSANCAEYKYAMKDIPAFIEEDYMTTKNNYLARIEYELKTFRAFDGRIDHITASWEDTDKEIKKETDLGRELRKSAVVKNLLPDSIASVKNTLEKSKAIFKFVQRNYNWNEEFKVLYNISIKDLTKENSGSIGEINALLHNLLLEEHIEAKPVLLSTRQNGFATQIYPVLSDFNYLLIQVKIDGTNYLLDATDKFLTFGQIPFRCLNQNGRLIDFDKESTWVDIKPEKSSKIQYISGMNLDDQLNLTGKVRSVSSGYHGLNAKKSYNDYKSSYLKTFEKENSDINFDNLEVVTTNVDDKNFSINFEISSEISAVGNKIFLNPYILKFFSKNPFKLQERSYPVDFGYEDTYIFTSTLTLDESYKILELPKPVNIGLPDNKATLTSQFKQSGNTIQIYFKLAFNDAIYEPVFYDALKELMSTVVDVQTNALIVLEKKP, encoded by the coding sequence ATGAGAACCTACCTACTCCTAATTTTTCTAGCCTTCACTAATTCTGTTTTTTGCCAGGACATCGAAGATTCTGAAAATTTCATTGTAACCAAATCCGATCTTGAGCAAAAAGTTTATCCAAAAGACTCAACTGCAAATGCACTTATACTATATGAGGTAGGTAAAAGTTGGGTTGACAGGAACGACTTTGAGTTAAACACAATAGTACGCCGAAAGCTTAAGATACTCAACAGGGATGGATTTAATGAAGGCACTATTGGTGTTGTTTTATATGACAACGGAAAGGGGAAGAAGGAAAAAATTGAGGATATCAAAGCCACTATTTATAATATTGAAAATGATGAGATTACTTCAACCAAGCTTAATGAAGCTGATATATTTGAAGAGGCTTATGACGAAAATTATACTATAGTTAAATTCACTTTTCCAAATTTAAAAGAAGGCTCAGTAATAGATTATAGCTATAAAACAGAATCGCCCTTTATGTTTAAATATAAAGGTTGGAATTTTCAGGGTAATATTCCAAAAATTTACAGCGAATACAATGCAAGTATTCCCGGAAACTGGGAATACAATATTAAATTAGTTGGAGGAAAAAGATTAACAACCAAGTCTTCAAAATTAAAAAAACACTGTTTAAACACGTCTAATGGTTCTAGTGCAAATTGTGCAGAGTATAAATATGCCATGAAAGATATCCCTGCTTTTATAGAAGAGGATTATATGACTACCAAAAATAATTATCTGGCGAGAATTGAATATGAATTAAAAACATTTAGGGCATTTGATGGGCGAATAGACCATATCACAGCAAGTTGGGAGGATACCGATAAAGAAATCAAAAAAGAAACAGATTTGGGTAGAGAGTTGAGAAAATCTGCTGTAGTTAAAAATCTGTTACCAGATTCAATAGCGAGCGTTAAAAACACTCTTGAGAAATCGAAAGCGATATTTAAGTTTGTTCAGCGTAATTATAATTGGAATGAAGAGTTTAAAGTATTGTATAATATATCGATAAAAGATTTGACAAAAGAAAATTCTGGAAGCATTGGAGAAATAAATGCACTTTTGCATAATCTTCTACTTGAAGAACATATAGAAGCAAAACCGGTATTATTATCTACTAGGCAAAACGGGTTTGCGACACAAATATATCCTGTGCTATCAGACTTTAATTATTTATTAATTCAGGTTAAAATAGATGGGACCAACTATCTTTTAGATGCTACTGACAAATTTCTAACATTCGGTCAGATACCATTTAGATGTCTTAATCAAAACGGTCGCTTGATTGATTTTGACAAAGAAAGTACTTGGGTTGATATTAAACCTGAAAAGAGCAGTAAGATCCAATACATATCAGGAATGAATCTTGATGACCAACTTAATCTAACAGGTAAAGTAAGAAGCGTTAGTTCAGGATACCACGGTTTAAATGCAAAAAAGTCATATAATGACTATAAATCATCCTATCTTAAAACTTTTGAAAAAGAAAATAGCGACATTAATTTTGATAATTTAGAAGTCGTTACTACAAATGTTGATGATAAGAACTTTAGCATCAACTTTGAAATTTCTTCAGAGATTAGTGCCGTGGGTAACAAAATATTTTTAAATCCTTACATCTTAAAATTCTTTTCCAAAAATCCATTTAAACTTCAAGAGCGTAGTTATCCAGTAGACTTTGGTTATGAGGATACTTATATTTTTACCTCTACCCTCACTTTAGACGAAAGCTATAAGATTTTGGAACTTCCAAAACCTGTTAATATAGGGCTACCCGATAATAAAGCCACTTTAACTTCTCAATTCAAACAAAGTGGAAATACCATTCAAATTTATTTTAAACTAGCGTTTAATGACGCTATTTATGAACCCGTATTTTACGACGCGCTGAAAGAGCTAATGTCTACTGTAGTCGATGTACAGACAAACGCACTGATTGTTTTAGAAAAGAAACCATAA
- a CDS encoding ion transporter, whose amino-acid sequence MSNQNSKSTWRSRLHEIIYEADTRAGKAFDVVLLIVILLSIAFVMLESIRSIDRAYGEVLNIAEWVVTILFSLEYIARIITVRKPFKYIFSFYGIVDFLSTIPMYISFFIGGGHALVAFRALRLLRVFRVLKLARYLGASDMLSSALKASRAKISVFLFAVLILSVIFGTLMYLIEGAESGFTSIPISVYWCIVTLTTVGFGDIAPVTPLGQLIATFIMIMGYGIIAVPTGIVSAEYTSQVNKGAPKAPKKPYPNTHLNSQSCHNCHADKHKDNAEFCYNCGYRLHHDV is encoded by the coding sequence ATGAGCAACCAAAATTCTAAAAGCACTTGGAGAAGTAGACTTCATGAAATCATTTATGAAGCCGATACCCGTGCAGGTAAAGCATTTGACGTCGTTCTTCTTATTGTTATTTTATTAAGCATTGCTTTTGTAATGCTAGAAAGCATCAGAAGCATTGACAGAGCATACGGTGAGGTCCTCAATATTGCCGAATGGGTAGTTACGATCTTATTCAGTTTAGAATACATCGCAAGGATCATCACCGTTAGAAAACCATTTAAATACATTTTTAGTTTTTACGGTATAGTTGATTTTCTTTCTACAATACCCATGTATATTTCTTTTTTTATAGGCGGTGGTCATGCCCTAGTTGCTTTTAGAGCCTTAAGATTGCTACGAGTATTTAGGGTTCTAAAATTAGCACGTTACTTGGGTGCTTCAGACATGTTATCTTCTGCCTTGAAGGCGAGTCGCGCTAAAATTTCGGTATTTCTGTTTGCCGTGTTGATCCTATCGGTGATATTTGGAACATTAATGTATCTTATTGAAGGTGCCGAAAGCGGATTTACCAGTATCCCCATAAGTGTCTATTGGTGTATTGTGACTTTAACGACAGTAGGATTTGGAGATATTGCCCCGGTAACACCTTTAGGCCAATTGATCGCTACATTTATTATGATCATGGGTTACGGTATTATTGCCGTACCAACTGGAATTGTTTCTGCGGAATATACTTCACAAGTCAATAAAGGAGCACCAAAAGCTCCTAAAAAACCATATCCAAATACACACTTAAATTCTCAATCCTGCCATAATTGTCACGCAGACAAGCATAAAGATAATGCTGAGTTTTGCTATAATTGTGGCTATAGATTGCACCATGATGTCTAA
- the miaA gene encoding tRNA (adenosine(37)-N6)-dimethylallyltransferase MiaA — protein sequence MLSFAIIVAIDCTMMSKYLIAIVGPTAIGKTALSIKLANYFNTEIISADSRQFYREMSIGTAAPTKTELASAPHHFIHHKSIEDNYSVGAFERDAIAQLDQLFKTRPVVIMVGGSGLYVDAVTKGLDEFPEVNPKIRPDLNEKLQSEGLEALQFQLKQLDTKAYETIAIDNPHRVIRALEVSISSGKPYSSFLTSETKQRTFETITIGVTADRELIYDRINNRVDVMIKDGLVDEVEALLPKKQLNALNTVAYKELFNVLEGEWDLEFAISEIKKNTRRFAKRQLTWFKRNKDTLWFDTETDINQVIEAIELAIKA from the coding sequence ATGCTGAGTTTTGCTATAATTGTGGCTATAGATTGCACCATGATGTCTAAATATCTCATTGCTATTGTTGGCCCAACTGCCATAGGAAAAACGGCTTTAAGCATCAAACTGGCCAACTATTTTAATACAGAAATCATTTCTGCAGACTCAAGACAGTTCTATAGAGAGATGTCTATAGGAACCGCCGCTCCAACCAAAACAGAGCTAGCATCTGCACCACATCATTTTATCCACCACAAATCTATTGAAGACAACTATAGTGTTGGAGCCTTTGAGCGCGATGCGATAGCTCAACTCGATCAACTTTTTAAAACACGTCCAGTGGTCATTATGGTCGGGGGATCTGGGTTATATGTTGATGCCGTGACAAAAGGTTTAGATGAGTTTCCAGAAGTCAATCCAAAAATAAGACCCGATTTGAATGAAAAACTTCAATCTGAAGGACTTGAAGCATTACAATTTCAGCTTAAGCAATTAGACACTAAAGCTTATGAAACTATCGCCATAGATAATCCACATCGTGTGATCAGGGCTTTGGAAGTTTCTATTTCTAGTGGTAAGCCTTATTCTTCTTTTTTGACTTCTGAAACAAAGCAGAGAACCTTTGAGACCATTACCATAGGGGTTACAGCAGATCGAGAACTTATTTATGACAGAATCAATAATCGAGTTGACGTCATGATAAAAGATGGACTGGTAGATGAAGTTGAAGCGCTGCTGCCAAAGAAACAATTGAATGCTCTAAATACGGTTGCCTATAAGGAGCTATTTAATGTACTAGAAGGTGAGTGGGATTTGGAATTTGCGATTTCTGAAATAAAAAAGAATACTAGACGCTTTGCAAAACGACAGTTAACCTGGTTTAAACGAAATAAAGACACGCTTTGGTTTGACACAGAAACGGATATAAATCAAGTTATTGAGGCCATTGAATTAGCGATAAAAGCATAA
- a CDS encoding cold-shock protein, translating to MSKGTVKFFNDTKGFGFITEEGNNKEHFVHISGLIDEVREGDEVEFELTEGKKGLNAINVRVI from the coding sequence ATGAGTAAAGGTACAGTAAAATTCTTCAACGATACTAAAGGTTTCGGATTTATCACAGAAGAAGGAAACAACAAAGAACATTTTGTACACATTTCTGGTTTAATCGACGAAGTTCGTGAAGGAGATGAAGTAGAATTCGAATTAACAGAAGGAAAAAAAGGATTGAACGCAATTAACGTAAGAGTTATATAA
- a CDS encoding response regulator transcription factor yields MEEQNKKILLVEDDPNFGTVLKDYLQMNDYDVVHAKNGMEGFEKFKKDDYDLCILDVMMPYKDGFTLAKEIREKNEDVPIIFLTAKAMKEDVLKGYKVGADDYLNKPFDSEVLLMKIKAIMQRKATDSVADSKQFEFKIGRFDLNSKLRFLKFDGKDPIKLSPKENELLRMLALHENDLMPRELALTKIWRDDNYFTSRSMDVYIAKLRKYLKLDEEVEILNIHGEGFRLVVNSKDSE; encoded by the coding sequence ATGGAAGAACAAAATAAAAAAATACTCTTAGTTGAGGACGATCCAAATTTCGGTACGGTATTAAAGGATTACCTGCAGATGAATGATTATGATGTAGTTCATGCCAAGAACGGAATGGAAGGTTTTGAGAAATTCAAAAAAGATGATTATGATCTATGTATTTTAGATGTCATGATGCCTTACAAGGATGGCTTTACCTTAGCTAAAGAGATTAGAGAGAAGAATGAAGATGTGCCCATTATTTTTTTAACGGCAAAAGCCATGAAAGAAGATGTCTTAAAGGGGTATAAGGTAGGTGCAGATGATTATTTGAACAAACCTTTTGATAGTGAAGTCTTGTTGATGAAAATCAAGGCAATCATGCAAAGAAAAGCAACCGATAGTGTTGCAGATAGCAAGCAGTTTGAATTTAAGATTGGAAGATTTGATCTTAATTCTAAACTTCGTTTCTTGAAATTTGATGGTAAAGATCCTATTAAATTATCTCCAAAGGAAAACGAGCTACTCCGCATGTTGGCACTTCATGAAAATGATTTAATGCCAAGAGAACTGGCTTTAACTAAGATTTGGAGAGATGATAATTACTTTACGTCTAGAAGTATGGACGTATATATTGCTAAGCTGCGTAAATATTTAAAACTAGATGAAGAGGTTGAAATTTTAAATATTCATGGAGAAGGCTTTAGATTAGTGGTTAACAGTAAAGATTCTGAATAA